CGAGAACGAGCTCTTTATACTTGCCTCCTCCGGGACTGGCGCTATGGAAATGGCGTTAACCAACATCGTCAATCCAGGCGAAAAGGTTATCGTTTGTACCGTTGGAAAGTTCGGTGAAAGATGGCAGGAGATAGCCAAGGCTGTCGGTGCGGAGGTAGCGCTTGTCAGCGGTGAGTACGGAGACTTCTACACTCCGGAAATGGTTGAGAAGGCGCTAAAAGAAAATCCCGACGCGGTTGCGGTCTTCACAACTTTGAGTGAAACTTCGACAGGCACGGTTATGGATATCGAAGGTATCAGCAAGGTGGTCAAAGCGGCCGGAAAGCTGATCGCGGTCGATGGCATAAGCGGTCTGGTGGCCGAACCCTGCGAAACCGACAAGTGGGGACTAGACATCGTGGTTACCGGTTCGCAGAAAGGCTTCATGCTTCCTCCAGGTCTGGCTTTCATCTCCGTAAGCAAAGCGGCTATCGAAAAGGCTCAGAATACGAAGACAACGAGTTTCTATTTCAATCTGAAAAAATACCTCAAAGATCCGCTTCCATGGACACCGGCTGTCAACCTGATTTACCAGCAAAGGCTGGCCGTTGAAATGCTCCTGAAGGAAGGTATGGAAAACATCTGGGCGCGCCACGCCGTTATGGGAAAGGCCACCAGGGAAGCCATCAAAGCCATGGGACTGGAGCTCTTCTCGAAGAGACCGGGCAACGTCCTCACTTCGGTCAAAGTGCCCGAAGGGGTGCCTGGCGGCAAGATCGTCTCGATTATGCGTGACGAGTACGGCGTAACCATCGCCGGCGGTCAGGGAACCATGAAGGGTAACATCTTCAGAATCGCCCATCTCGGTTACATGTCCGATTACGATGTAGTAATCGCACTTACAGCACTCGAGAAGGTTCTGAGAAAACTCGGCCGCCACGTCGAATACGGAATCGGCGCCCAAGTTGCGATGGAG
This portion of the Mesotoga infera genome encodes:
- a CDS encoding pyridoxal-phosphate-dependent aminotransferase family protein, with product MAKMIRKNYLMAPGPTPVPIDILLEGAKDTIHHRTPQFDRIFAEAVKGTKEVFRTENELFILASSGTGAMEMALTNIVNPGEKVIVCTVGKFGERWQEIAKAVGAEVALVSGEYGDFYTPEMVEKALKENPDAVAVFTTLSETSTGTVMDIEGISKVVKAAGKLIAVDGISGLVAEPCETDKWGLDIVVTGSQKGFMLPPGLAFISVSKAAIEKAQNTKTTSFYFNLKKYLKDPLPWTPAVNLIYQQRLAVEMLLKEGMENIWARHAVMGKATREAIKAMGLELFSKRPGNVLTSVKVPEGVPGGKIVSIMRDEYGVTIAGGQGTMKGNIFRIAHLGYMSDYDVVIALTALEKVLRKLGRHVEYGIGAQVAMEIFEKEGV